A segment of the Pirellulales bacterium genome:
GGCAGGTGGATGGCGCGGATTATATCGTCGTCGATTCCCTTCCCGGCACCGTGACGCCCGGACTATCCGGCGGCTGGACACTGGGCGACGGCAATTTTGACGGCATGATCACTGGCGCTGATTATTTGCCCATTGATAGCAACTTTGGCTCGGGCATCGGCAATCCGCTGGCGGTGCTGGACCTGCAACCGCTGGGCGTATCCCCGGTCCCGATCGCGCCGACAGTCACTAAAGAGCGGGTGACCAAAGAGCGTGGCGCGCCACGGACTCCACCCACACCAGCCGCGATCTTTGCCGATGAAGATGATTGGCGGGACGGTTTCGCCGGGAAAAAGAATAATTGGGATGGCGACGCGGACGCGCTCTTGGCGGGGGCAGTGTGGGAACTGCCTAGCGGTAAGCTGGGCAAGTCCCGGCAAACAACATCTGCCCGGGACACGCTGTTTGCGGTGGATCGCGAGTAAATAAAGAATAGAAAATAGAACAATGATGACACGGATGAAACAGATTGACGCGGATCAGAGGGATTTAGACTAGGCGACTCCGAGTGGGGCATATTACTCCCGCGTCGAACTACCGACCCCGCTCAGAAAGATTAACCCATGGCCGAGGAAACCAGCGAACACGCCCCCGATCCCAACACCTGGCGCGAGTTTCGCTATCGGCATTCGTCGAACCTGCCAGCGGTGCTCCGCGAGCTCCGTTGTTCGCTCCTGGTCAGCACCTACCAAGTGGGAAAGCTGCTGACAGTCGGCACCGTTACGCAACCAGACGGATCGGCGGCGCTTCACTTTTCCTTTCATAGTTATGATCAAGCGATGGGCGTGGCGGTCCGGCCCCATCGGCTGGCGGTGGGGGCAAAGTGCGCGATCTGGCTGCACGACGCCGCGCCGGATATCGCCCCGCGAATCACCCCGGCGGGACAATTTGACCGCTGCTATCTGGCCCGGCGGGCCTACGTGACCGGCGGCATCCACTGCCATGAGTTGGCCTGGGACGGAGGGGGGGAGTTATGGGTGGTGAATACGCTCTTTTCGTGTCTGGCGACGCTGGATGAGCGGCACAGCTTTGTCCCGCAATGGCGGCCGCCGTTTATCACGCAATTAGCCGGCGAAGACCGTTGCCACCTCAATGGCCTGGCCATGCGCGACGGCCGCCCGGGCTTTGTCACGATCATGGCCCCCAGCGACACGCCGGCTGGCTGGCGCGAGCGTAAGGAATCGACGGGGCTGGTGATGGATGTCGAGACCCGGCAACCCGTGACGCAGGGCCTGGCCATGCCGCATTCTCCCCGCTGGCACGACCGGGGGCTGTGGGTGCTCAACTCGGGATGCGGCACTCTGGAAAAGGTCGATCAGGGTTCCGGAAAACGCGACATTGTCGAAACGCTGCCGGGTTATACGCGCGGGCTGGCGTTTTCTGGCTCGGTGGCGTTTGTGGGCCTGTCCCGCATCCGCGAGACCAGCGTGTTTGGCGGCCTGCCCATCGCCCGCCAGCGCGAGTCGCTCAAATGCGGCGTGGGCGTGGTG
Coding sequences within it:
- a CDS encoding TIGR03032 family protein; translated protein: MAEETSEHAPDPNTWREFRYRHSSNLPAVLRELRCSLLVSTYQVGKLLTVGTVTQPDGSAALHFSFHSYDQAMGVAVRPHRLAVGAKCAIWLHDAAPDIAPRITPAGQFDRCYLARRAYVTGGIHCHELAWDGGGELWVVNTLFSCLATLDERHSFVPQWRPPFITQLAGEDRCHLNGLAMRDGRPGFVTIMAPSDTPAGWRERKESTGLVMDVETRQPVTQGLAMPHSPRWHDRGLWVLNSGCGTLEKVDQGSGKRDIVETLPGYTRGLAFSGSVAFVGLSRIRETSVFGGLPIARQRESLKCGVGVVDLAAGRTIATLEFETGVEEIFDVQVLPETRCPAICGPRPDQDGAQDMWVVPQGK